In Pseudopipra pipra isolate bDixPip1 chromosome 5, bDixPip1.hap1, whole genome shotgun sequence, the following proteins share a genomic window:
- the FGFR1OP2 gene encoding FGFR1 oncogene partner 2 isoform X2 → MSCTIEKALADAKALVERLREHDSAAEALIEQTTALNKRVEAMKQYQEEIQELNEVARHRPRSTLVMGIQQENRQIRELQQENKELRTSLEEHQSALELIMSKYREQMFRLLMASKKDDPSIITKLKEQHSKELQVHVDQITEMAAVMRKAIEIDERHGCKEQERITQLEQENKGLREILQITRESFLNLKKEDASESTSLSGLVTSSDLSLRKS, encoded by the exons ATGAGCTGCACGATCGAGAAGGCGCTGGCGGACGCGAAGGCACTGGTGGAGCGGCTGCGGGAACACGACAGCGCGGCCGAGGCGCTCATCGAACAGACCACGGCACTCAACAAGAGGGTCGAGGCCATGAAACAG TACCAAGAAGAAATCCAAGAGCTCAATGAAGTAGCAAGACATCGCCCTCGGTCCACGCTGGTGATGGGGatccagcaggaaaacagacaGATTAGGGAATTGcagcaggaaaataaag AACTACGCACATCTCTGGAGGAGCATCAGTCTGCTCTGGAGCTCATCATGAGCAAGTACAGAGAACAGATGTTCAGGCTGCTTATGGCCAGCAAAAAAGACGACCCAAGTATAATAACAAAGTTAAAAGAGCAACATTCCAAG gagctgcaggtgcaTGTGGACCAGATCACTGAAATGGCAGCAGTGATGAGAAAGGCCATTGAGATCGATGAGAGGCACGGCTGCAAAGAGCAGGAACGCATCACCCAGCTCGAG CAAGAAAACAAAGGCTTGAGAGAAATCCTCCAAATCACTAGAGAATCGTTTCTGAACCTCAAGAAAGAGGATGCGTCAGAGAGCACCTCCCTGTCAGGATTAGTGACAAGCAGTGATTTGAGCCTGAGGAAAAGCTAA
- the INTS13 gene encoding integrator complex subunit 13 isoform X2 → MKIFSESHKTVFVVDHCPYMAESCRQHVEFDMLVKNRTQGIIPLAPISKSLWTCSVESSMEYCRIMYDIFPFKKLVNFIVSDSGAHVLNSWTQEDQNLQELMAALAAVGPPNPRADPECCSILHGLVAAVEALCKITEYQHEARTTLLENAERVGNRGRIICITNAKSDSHVRMLEDCVQETIHEHNKLAANSDHLMQIQKCELVLIHTYPVGEDSLVSDRPKKELSPVLTSEVHSVRAGRHLATKLNLLVQQHFDLASTTITNIPMKEEQHANTSANYDVELLHHKEAHVDFLKSGDNHVGGNSREGTFKETVTLKWCTPRTNSVELHYCTGAYRISPVDVNSRPSSCLTNFLLNGRSVLLEQPRKSGSKVISHMLSSHGGEIFLHVLSSSRSILEDPPSISEGCGGRVTDYRITDFGEFMRENRLTPFLEPRYKIDGSLEIPLERAKDQLEKHTRYWPMIISQTTIFNMQAVVPLASVIVKEAMTDEDVLNCQKTIYNLVDMERKNDPLPISTVGTRGKGPKRDEQYRIMWNELETLVRAHINNSDKHQRVLECLMACRSKPPEEEERKKRGRKREDKEDKSEKLGKDYESDKPWQESERLKGLLDREKEELAEAEVIKDSPDSPEPPNKKPLITMDEMPTVEKAKGPMSLLSLWSNRINTANSRKHQEFIGRLNSVNNKAELYQHLKEENGMETTENGKAGRQ, encoded by the exons atgaaaatattttctgagtcTCATAAAACTGTTTTCGTGGTGGATCACTGCCCCTACATGGCAGAATCATGCAGGCAACACGTTGAATTCGACATGTTAGTGAAgaacaggacacagggaattaTCCCTCTGGCACCCATCTCCAAGTCCCTGTGGACCTGCTCTGTGGAATCATCCATGGAGTACTGTAGAATAATGTATGATATCTTCCCTTTCAAGAAACTG GTGAATTTCATTGTGAGTGATTCTGGAGCCCATGTCTTGAATTCTTGGACTCAAGAAGATCAGAACTTGCAGGAG CTGATGGCAGCCTTGGCAGCTGTGGGGCCCCCAAACCCCCGAGCAGACCCTGAGTGCTGCAGCATCCTGCACGGGCTGGTGGCAGCGGTGGAGGCTCTGTGCAAGATCACTGAGTACCAGCACGAGGCCCGCACCACCCTCCTGGAGAACGCGGAGCGCGTCGGGAACAGGGGCAGGATCATCTGCATCACCAACGCCAAGAG TGATAGCCACGTTCGGATGCTGGAGGATTGTGTTCAGGAGACCATCCATGAGCATAACAAGCTGGCAGCCAACTCTGACCA tctaaTGCAGATTCAGAAATGTGAACTGGTGTTAATCCACACATACCCAGTTGGAGAAGACAGCCTGGTTTCAGATCGTCCTAAAAAAGAG CTCTCACCTGTCCTCACCAGTGAAGTGCACAGTGTCCGTGCAGGGAGGCATTTGGCCACAAAGTTGAATCTTTTAGTGCAACAACACTTTGATTTGGCTTCAACCACCATCACAAACATCCCCATGAAG GAAGAACAACATGCTAATACATCAGCCAACTATGATGTGGAGCTGCTTCATCACAAAGAGGCACATGTTGACTTCTTAAAGAGTG GTGATAATCATGTGGGTGGCAATAGCAGAGAAGGCACTTTTAAGGAAACTGTTACATTGAAATGGTGCACCCCTCGGACAAACAGTGTGG agctgCACTATTGCACTGGAGCATACAGAATTTCACCAGTAGATGTAAATAGCAGACCTTCTTCATGCCTTACAAACTTCCTCCTCAATG GTCGTTCAGTTTTGTTGGAACAGCCACGCAAGTCTGGCTCCAAAGTCATAAGTCACATGCTCAGCAGCCATGGAggggaaatatttttgcatgttttaaGTAGCTCCAGGTCAATTCTAGAGGATCCCCCATCAATTAGCGAAGGGTGTGGTGGAAGAGTCACTGACTACAGGATTACA GATTTTGGTGAATTTATGAGGGAAAACCGATTAACTCCTTTTCTAGAGCCCAGATATAAGATCGATGGAAGTCTTGAAATTCCATTGGAACGTGCAAAAGATCAGTTAGAGAAACACACTCGTTACTGGCCTATGATTATTTCTCAGACCACCATCTTCAACATGCAAGCT GTGGTGCCATTGGCCAGTGTGATTGTAAAGGAGGCAATGACTGATGAGGATGTTCTGAACTGTCAAAAAACAATTTACAATTTGGTCGAcatggagaggaaaaatgatCCACTGCCCATTTCAACTGTTGGTACCAGAGGAAAGGGGCCAAAAAG GGATGAGCAATACCGGATCATGTGGAATGAGCTGGAGACCCTGGTTCGAGCACACATAAACAACTCTGACAAGCACCAGCGGGTCCTGGAGTGCCTGATGGCCTGCAGGAGCAAACCCCCTGAGGAAGAGGAGCGCAAGAAACGGGGCAGGAAGAGGGAAGACAAGGAGGACAAGTCAGAGAAGTTGGGCAAAGACTATGAGTCAGATAAACCATGGCAAGAATCAGAGAG GTTAAAAGGTCTTTTGGATCGGGAGAAAGAAGAACTGGCAGAAGCTGAGGTTATCAAAGATTCCCCTGATTCTCCTGAGCCCCCCAACAAAAAGCCTCTTATTACAATGGATGAAATGCCCACAGTTGAAAAGGCAAAAG GGCCAATGTCCTTGCTGTCCTTATGGAGCAACAGAATTAACACTGCCAACTCTAGGAAACACCAGGAATTTATTGGTCGTTTGAACTCTGTCAACAACAAAGCTGAGCTGTATCAACATCTGAAAGAGGAAAACGG AATGGAAAcgacagaaaatggaaaagcgGGCCGGCAGTGA
- the TM7SF3 gene encoding transmembrane 7 superfamily member 3 isoform X1, with translation MRVCPRSALLLVLLGVLRHGGASAGLLELSLGKFRNVLLNQTSPVEAVIRNIGSNVTVVVFQVHAQQSDVVISFDKTPSVNSSGVGVDRGLVSILRPQQTVCTWYLRALDAGQVLSTAISIPYMEKDPIPGGCNLEFDLEVDPNLYLDYTLVDIHIKFAPANLGYTRGANPPSCDSGTGQSSRWRLRYDVYQYFLPENDLSEMVLVSHIRKMSEVQSIKANGIKMLTLTTDDKTNVYFSSLPGQGVIYNVIVWDPLWNTSAAYIPVHTYACSFADLVDNCSSLSKLSTKVFFTAFAVLGLFTCFFGHRFWKTDLFFMGFIVSAFFFFVFITRVTGLGYDVRLILTAVAGIVGGLLLAGSWWRFGSVLLCMFVVGLVLGFLFVSTLFFTPLGDYRVFRDDVVFWVTFTSVALMVPVLFVGCPRILNILASGIVGSYTVVLAIACYVYTSLAYITLDLLRRVLNDYFNRAYTNVPFQRNDLIILSVWAMLALSGVTVQLRRERSEVPFPPHPYLTWKRERERRSTNVLDPSHHIPPLRERIHNKLLHIKEFFQKDQPAGERTPLLL, from the exons ATGCGGGTCTGTCCTCGTTCCGcgctgctcctggtgctgctgggggtgCTGCGCCATGGCGGTGCCTCAG CAGGTCTTCTTGAGCTCTCCTTGGGAAAATTCAGGAATGTGCTCCTTAACCAGACCAGCCCAGTGGAAGCTGTGATCAGGAACATCGGCAGCAATGTcactgttgttgtttttcaaGTGCATGCCCAGCAGAGTGATGTGGTGATATCCTTTGATAAG ACTCCATCTGTGAACAGCTCAGGAGTTGGAGTGGACAGAGGGTTGGTGTCCATCCTCCGGCCTCAGCAGACCGTGTGCACATGGTACCTGCGGGCACTGGATGCTGGGCaggtgctcagcacagccatCTCCATTCCCTACATGGAGAAAG ATCCCATTCCTGGAGGCTGCAATCTAGAGTTTGACTTGGAAGTGGATCCAAATCTTTACCTGGACTATACATTGGTTGATATACACATCAAGTTTGCCCCTGCAAACTTGGGATATACCAG GGGAGCAAACCCCCCGTCCTGTGACTCGGGGACGGGGCAGAGCTCGCGGTGGCGGCTGCGCTATGATGTCTACCAGTACTTCCTGCCTGAGAACGACCTGTCTGAGATGGTGCTCGTGAGCCACATCAGGAAGATGTCTGAGGTGCAGAGTATCAAAGCCAATGGCATTAAG ATGCTCACTCTGACAACTGATGACAAGACCAATGTCTACTTTTCCTCGCTTCCCGGGCAAGGTGTGATCTACAATGTCATAGTTTGGGATCCCCTCTGGAACACTTCTGCTGCCTACATCCCTGTGCACACATATGCCTGCAGCTTTGCTGACCTGGTGGATAACTGCTCTTCCCTCA gTAAACTCTCTACCAAAGTGTTCTTCACTGCTTTTGCTGTTCTTGGTCTTTTCACCTGCTTTTTTGGGCACAGATTCTGGAAAACAG ACTTGTTCTTCATGGGCTTCATAGTCTCAGCATTCTTCTTCTTTGTGTTCATCACAAGGGTCACTGGCCTTGGTTATGATG tgcGTCTCATTTTGACGGCAGTGGCTGGAATTGTTGGGGGGCTGCTCTTGGCTGGGAGCTGGTGGAGATTTggctctgtcctgctctgcaTGTTTGTTGTTGGACTCGTGCTGGGATTTCTCTTTGTATCCACGCTCTTCTTCACTCCTCTAG GAGACTACAGGGTGTTCCGTGATGATGTGGTGTTCTGGGTGACCTTCACTTCTGTGGCCTTGATGGTTCCAGTGCTTTTTGTTGGCTGTCCAAGAATT CTGAACATCCTGGCTTCTGGAATAGTGGGCTCTTACACAGTAGTCCTGGCTATTGCTTGTTATGTCTACACAAGCCTTGCCTACATCACCTTGGACCTGCTCCGAAGGGTCCTCAATGACTACTTCAACAGAGCTTACACCAATGTGCCTTTCCAGAGGAACG acCTGATTATCCTGTCAGTGTGGGCAATGCTGGCCCTCAGTGGGGTGACTGTGCAGCTGCGTCGGGAGAGGAGTGAGGTGCCCTTCCCACCACACCCCTATCTCACCTGGAAGCGGGAAAGGGAGCGTAGGAGCACCAATGTCCTGGACCCCAGCCATCACATCCCTCCCCTGAGAGAGAGGATCCATAACAAGCTGCTGCACATCAAAGAGTTCTTTCAGAAAGACCAGCCGGCCGGGGAGAGAACTCCACTGCTTCTGTAA
- the INTS13 gene encoding integrator complex subunit 13 isoform X1, which produces MKIFSESHKTVFVVDHCPYMAESCRQHVEFDMLVKNRTQGIIPLAPISKSLWTCSVESSMEYCRIMYDIFPFKKLVNFIVSDSGAHVLNSWTQEDQNLQELMAALAAVGPPNPRADPECCSILHGLVAAVEALCKITEYQHEARTTLLENAERVGNRGRIICITNAKSDSHVRMLEDCVQETIHEHNKLAANSDHLMQIQKCELVLIHTYPVGEDSLVSDRPKKELSPVLTSEVHSVRAGRHLATKLNLLVQQHFDLASTTITNIPMKPTFNVCDQEEQHANTSANYDVELLHHKEAHVDFLKSGDNHVGGNSREGTFKETVTLKWCTPRTNSVELHYCTGAYRISPVDVNSRPSSCLTNFLLNGRSVLLEQPRKSGSKVISHMLSSHGGEIFLHVLSSSRSILEDPPSISEGCGGRVTDYRITDFGEFMRENRLTPFLEPRYKIDGSLEIPLERAKDQLEKHTRYWPMIISQTTIFNMQAVVPLASVIVKEAMTDEDVLNCQKTIYNLVDMERKNDPLPISTVGTRGKGPKRDEQYRIMWNELETLVRAHINNSDKHQRVLECLMACRSKPPEEEERKKRGRKREDKEDKSEKLGKDYESDKPWQESERLKGLLDREKEELAEAEVIKDSPDSPEPPNKKPLITMDEMPTVEKAKGPMSLLSLWSNRINTANSRKHQEFIGRLNSVNNKAELYQHLKEENGMETTENGKAGRQ; this is translated from the exons atgaaaatattttctgagtcTCATAAAACTGTTTTCGTGGTGGATCACTGCCCCTACATGGCAGAATCATGCAGGCAACACGTTGAATTCGACATGTTAGTGAAgaacaggacacagggaattaTCCCTCTGGCACCCATCTCCAAGTCCCTGTGGACCTGCTCTGTGGAATCATCCATGGAGTACTGTAGAATAATGTATGATATCTTCCCTTTCAAGAAACTG GTGAATTTCATTGTGAGTGATTCTGGAGCCCATGTCTTGAATTCTTGGACTCAAGAAGATCAGAACTTGCAGGAG CTGATGGCAGCCTTGGCAGCTGTGGGGCCCCCAAACCCCCGAGCAGACCCTGAGTGCTGCAGCATCCTGCACGGGCTGGTGGCAGCGGTGGAGGCTCTGTGCAAGATCACTGAGTACCAGCACGAGGCCCGCACCACCCTCCTGGAGAACGCGGAGCGCGTCGGGAACAGGGGCAGGATCATCTGCATCACCAACGCCAAGAG TGATAGCCACGTTCGGATGCTGGAGGATTGTGTTCAGGAGACCATCCATGAGCATAACAAGCTGGCAGCCAACTCTGACCA tctaaTGCAGATTCAGAAATGTGAACTGGTGTTAATCCACACATACCCAGTTGGAGAAGACAGCCTGGTTTCAGATCGTCCTAAAAAAGAG CTCTCACCTGTCCTCACCAGTGAAGTGCACAGTGTCCGTGCAGGGAGGCATTTGGCCACAAAGTTGAATCTTTTAGTGCAACAACACTTTGATTTGGCTTCAACCACCATCACAAACATCCCCATGAAG ccCACATTCAATGTCTGTGACCAG GAAGAACAACATGCTAATACATCAGCCAACTATGATGTGGAGCTGCTTCATCACAAAGAGGCACATGTTGACTTCTTAAAGAGTG GTGATAATCATGTGGGTGGCAATAGCAGAGAAGGCACTTTTAAGGAAACTGTTACATTGAAATGGTGCACCCCTCGGACAAACAGTGTGG agctgCACTATTGCACTGGAGCATACAGAATTTCACCAGTAGATGTAAATAGCAGACCTTCTTCATGCCTTACAAACTTCCTCCTCAATG GTCGTTCAGTTTTGTTGGAACAGCCACGCAAGTCTGGCTCCAAAGTCATAAGTCACATGCTCAGCAGCCATGGAggggaaatatttttgcatgttttaaGTAGCTCCAGGTCAATTCTAGAGGATCCCCCATCAATTAGCGAAGGGTGTGGTGGAAGAGTCACTGACTACAGGATTACA GATTTTGGTGAATTTATGAGGGAAAACCGATTAACTCCTTTTCTAGAGCCCAGATATAAGATCGATGGAAGTCTTGAAATTCCATTGGAACGTGCAAAAGATCAGTTAGAGAAACACACTCGTTACTGGCCTATGATTATTTCTCAGACCACCATCTTCAACATGCAAGCT GTGGTGCCATTGGCCAGTGTGATTGTAAAGGAGGCAATGACTGATGAGGATGTTCTGAACTGTCAAAAAACAATTTACAATTTGGTCGAcatggagaggaaaaatgatCCACTGCCCATTTCAACTGTTGGTACCAGAGGAAAGGGGCCAAAAAG GGATGAGCAATACCGGATCATGTGGAATGAGCTGGAGACCCTGGTTCGAGCACACATAAACAACTCTGACAAGCACCAGCGGGTCCTGGAGTGCCTGATGGCCTGCAGGAGCAAACCCCCTGAGGAAGAGGAGCGCAAGAAACGGGGCAGGAAGAGGGAAGACAAGGAGGACAAGTCAGAGAAGTTGGGCAAAGACTATGAGTCAGATAAACCATGGCAAGAATCAGAGAG GTTAAAAGGTCTTTTGGATCGGGAGAAAGAAGAACTGGCAGAAGCTGAGGTTATCAAAGATTCCCCTGATTCTCCTGAGCCCCCCAACAAAAAGCCTCTTATTACAATGGATGAAATGCCCACAGTTGAAAAGGCAAAAG GGCCAATGTCCTTGCTGTCCTTATGGAGCAACAGAATTAACACTGCCAACTCTAGGAAACACCAGGAATTTATTGGTCGTTTGAACTCTGTCAACAACAAAGCTGAGCTGTATCAACATCTGAAAGAGGAAAACGG AATGGAAAcgacagaaaatggaaaagcgGGCCGGCAGTGA
- the FGFR1OP2 gene encoding FGFR1 oncogene partner 2 isoform X1 yields MERGRGVLSREPRTAGCCSAPWRVHDAAPQAAICHRPGPLRAHPGAAGAPGMKMSCTIEKALADAKALVERLREHDSAAEALIEQTTALNKRVEAMKQYQEEIQELNEVARHRPRSTLVMGIQQENRQIRELQQENKELRTSLEEHQSALELIMSKYREQMFRLLMASKKDDPSIITKLKEQHSKELQVHVDQITEMAAVMRKAIEIDERHGCKEQERITQLEQENKGLREILQITRESFLNLKKEDASESTSLSGLVTSSDLSLRKS; encoded by the exons ATGGAGCGGGGGCGGGGTGTCCTCTCGCGAGAGCCGCGCACGGCCGGTTGCTGCAGCGCCCCCTGGCGGGTGCACGACGCAGCCCCTCAGGCCGCCATTTGTCACCGGCCGGGGCCGCTCCGGGCTCACCCCGGCGCCGCCGGAGCCCCGGGCATGA AAATGAGCTGCACGATCGAGAAGGCGCTGGCGGACGCGAAGGCACTGGTGGAGCGGCTGCGGGAACACGACAGCGCGGCCGAGGCGCTCATCGAACAGACCACGGCACTCAACAAGAGGGTCGAGGCCATGAAACAG TACCAAGAAGAAATCCAAGAGCTCAATGAAGTAGCAAGACATCGCCCTCGGTCCACGCTGGTGATGGGGatccagcaggaaaacagacaGATTAGGGAATTGcagcaggaaaataaag AACTACGCACATCTCTGGAGGAGCATCAGTCTGCTCTGGAGCTCATCATGAGCAAGTACAGAGAACAGATGTTCAGGCTGCTTATGGCCAGCAAAAAAGACGACCCAAGTATAATAACAAAGTTAAAAGAGCAACATTCCAAG gagctgcaggtgcaTGTGGACCAGATCACTGAAATGGCAGCAGTGATGAGAAAGGCCATTGAGATCGATGAGAGGCACGGCTGCAAAGAGCAGGAACGCATCACCCAGCTCGAG CAAGAAAACAAAGGCTTGAGAGAAATCCTCCAAATCACTAGAGAATCGTTTCTGAACCTCAAGAAAGAGGATGCGTCAGAGAGCACCTCCCTGTCAGGATTAGTGACAAGCAGTGATTTGAGCCTGAGGAAAAGCTAA
- the TM7SF3 gene encoding transmembrane 7 superfamily member 3 isoform X2, translating to MRVCPRSALLLVLLGVLRHGGASGLLELSLGKFRNVLLNQTSPVEAVIRNIGSNVTVVVFQVHAQQSDVVISFDKTPSVNSSGVGVDRGLVSILRPQQTVCTWYLRALDAGQVLSTAISIPYMEKDPIPGGCNLEFDLEVDPNLYLDYTLVDIHIKFAPANLGYTRGANPPSCDSGTGQSSRWRLRYDVYQYFLPENDLSEMVLVSHIRKMSEVQSIKANGIKMLTLTTDDKTNVYFSSLPGQGVIYNVIVWDPLWNTSAAYIPVHTYACSFADLVDNCSSLSKLSTKVFFTAFAVLGLFTCFFGHRFWKTDLFFMGFIVSAFFFFVFITRVTGLGYDVRLILTAVAGIVGGLLLAGSWWRFGSVLLCMFVVGLVLGFLFVSTLFFTPLGDYRVFRDDVVFWVTFTSVALMVPVLFVGCPRILNILASGIVGSYTVVLAIACYVYTSLAYITLDLLRRVLNDYFNRAYTNVPFQRNDLIILSVWAMLALSGVTVQLRRERSEVPFPPHPYLTWKRERERRSTNVLDPSHHIPPLRERIHNKLLHIKEFFQKDQPAGERTPLLL from the exons ATGCGGGTCTGTCCTCGTTCCGcgctgctcctggtgctgctgggggtgCTGCGCCATGGCGGTGCCTCAG GTCTTCTTGAGCTCTCCTTGGGAAAATTCAGGAATGTGCTCCTTAACCAGACCAGCCCAGTGGAAGCTGTGATCAGGAACATCGGCAGCAATGTcactgttgttgtttttcaaGTGCATGCCCAGCAGAGTGATGTGGTGATATCCTTTGATAAG ACTCCATCTGTGAACAGCTCAGGAGTTGGAGTGGACAGAGGGTTGGTGTCCATCCTCCGGCCTCAGCAGACCGTGTGCACATGGTACCTGCGGGCACTGGATGCTGGGCaggtgctcagcacagccatCTCCATTCCCTACATGGAGAAAG ATCCCATTCCTGGAGGCTGCAATCTAGAGTTTGACTTGGAAGTGGATCCAAATCTTTACCTGGACTATACATTGGTTGATATACACATCAAGTTTGCCCCTGCAAACTTGGGATATACCAG GGGAGCAAACCCCCCGTCCTGTGACTCGGGGACGGGGCAGAGCTCGCGGTGGCGGCTGCGCTATGATGTCTACCAGTACTTCCTGCCTGAGAACGACCTGTCTGAGATGGTGCTCGTGAGCCACATCAGGAAGATGTCTGAGGTGCAGAGTATCAAAGCCAATGGCATTAAG ATGCTCACTCTGACAACTGATGACAAGACCAATGTCTACTTTTCCTCGCTTCCCGGGCAAGGTGTGATCTACAATGTCATAGTTTGGGATCCCCTCTGGAACACTTCTGCTGCCTACATCCCTGTGCACACATATGCCTGCAGCTTTGCTGACCTGGTGGATAACTGCTCTTCCCTCA gTAAACTCTCTACCAAAGTGTTCTTCACTGCTTTTGCTGTTCTTGGTCTTTTCACCTGCTTTTTTGGGCACAGATTCTGGAAAACAG ACTTGTTCTTCATGGGCTTCATAGTCTCAGCATTCTTCTTCTTTGTGTTCATCACAAGGGTCACTGGCCTTGGTTATGATG tgcGTCTCATTTTGACGGCAGTGGCTGGAATTGTTGGGGGGCTGCTCTTGGCTGGGAGCTGGTGGAGATTTggctctgtcctgctctgcaTGTTTGTTGTTGGACTCGTGCTGGGATTTCTCTTTGTATCCACGCTCTTCTTCACTCCTCTAG GAGACTACAGGGTGTTCCGTGATGATGTGGTGTTCTGGGTGACCTTCACTTCTGTGGCCTTGATGGTTCCAGTGCTTTTTGTTGGCTGTCCAAGAATT CTGAACATCCTGGCTTCTGGAATAGTGGGCTCTTACACAGTAGTCCTGGCTATTGCTTGTTATGTCTACACAAGCCTTGCCTACATCACCTTGGACCTGCTCCGAAGGGTCCTCAATGACTACTTCAACAGAGCTTACACCAATGTGCCTTTCCAGAGGAACG acCTGATTATCCTGTCAGTGTGGGCAATGCTGGCCCTCAGTGGGGTGACTGTGCAGCTGCGTCGGGAGAGGAGTGAGGTGCCCTTCCCACCACACCCCTATCTCACCTGGAAGCGGGAAAGGGAGCGTAGGAGCACCAATGTCCTGGACCCCAGCCATCACATCCCTCCCCTGAGAGAGAGGATCCATAACAAGCTGCTGCACATCAAAGAGTTCTTTCAGAAAGACCAGCCGGCCGGGGAGAGAACTCCACTGCTTCTGTAA